The following are from one region of the Abiotrophia defectiva ATCC 49176 genome:
- a CDS encoding DUF5960 family protein — translation MNQLEFQRNHLQMDYYSESYQDFERDFYRYSNMNIPLTFLTDDILKTMATSRKNYFVLNKEKSRDNRDHFFIFEVSTVDENPLIYHYTYKKTTIYLAEK, via the coding sequence ATGAATCAGCTTGAGTTTCAGCGTAATCACCTACAAATGGACTATTATAGCGAGAGCTACCAAGATTTTGAACGTGACTTCTACCGCTACTCTAACATGAATATTCCATTGACCTTCCTAACTGATGATATCCTAAAAACAATGGCGACTTCACGTAAGAATTACTTTGTCCTCAATAAGGAAAAGTCCAGAGATAACCGCGATCACTTCTTCATATTTGAAGTAAGTACCGTAGATGAGAATCCGCTAATCTATCATTATACATATAAGAAAACTACAATATATTTAGCAGAAAAATAG